DNA sequence from the Xenopus tropicalis strain Nigerian chromosome 4, UCB_Xtro_10.0, whole genome shotgun sequence genome:
GCCCTCGCAATTTGACAAAAAAGTTTTGCAAGAAGCAGTGGGCCAAATTTGGCAAGTCCAGATGTTCAAAACTGATAGACTCTTACCCAAAAAGAGCTGTAGTAAAATCAAAAGATGCTTCAATCACATATTAGTTTAGGGGATGTGCACACTAATGCAACCAGGTTTttgtatgatttcttttttcctttttcttcactAAACTGTTTCTGATTTGCATTCAacttcattgtacaggtataggacccgttatcgagaaacccattatcaagaaactccgaattacaggaatgccTTCCATAGACTATTATAAGCACATAATTgactttattaaaaattatttcccttttctctgcaataataaaacagtaccttgtacttgatcccaactaagatataatccttattggaggcaaaacaatcctattgggtttaaattatttttttaagcagactcaaggtcccatacctgtatagattgCAATAAAGGTGGAATAAGTTCTGAGAGGATttatcttggttttttttttttttttaataaacaaaaacctGCCAATTTGCAGGGATGTGTTGATTTTTTATATCCAGTGTATCAAAATCACACAATGTTCTGGAGATGGCAACGTGCCTACCTTGAGAATCTTAACCACGACCCTCTCATTGTTGGTGATATTTATAGCTTCAAACACTTCACTGTATTTGCCACGGCCAAGCTTTCTAACCAGTTGATAATCCTCTTGGTTTCTGTTGAAAGGGACAAGGTAAAATATTACTCTAACAAGCAGTAAGAGAATATTgccacatacaaaaaaaaaaaatgtgcatgttaGTACTACAGTTCACCAACAAAATCCATAACTTGTACTCTTTCTCTAAGTGATCTGTCGCATCATATGTTGCATGAAAATTTTGTAACAATCTAGGGTACTGTGTATCAGATCACGGCAAGGCCCTTTCTTCTCTTGCTGAGCAACTTTTTTAGCATCTAaggttaaggctaatgccacactgcgtattctcggcaagccaaaaaacgcttgctaTATCTGCTGATAATATGAtgtcttgcgttttttggcggatatggCCACATGTGCCTGCCCCAGAGTGTATTCCattaatttgggtgcaggcacaaggtaggctaaatttacagtagtggggcgtattctcggcttgccaagaatactcagtgtggcattagccttaacctTAGATGCTAAAAAAGTTGCTCAGGAAGAGAAGAAAGGGCCTTGCCGTGATCTGATACACAGTACCCTAGATTGTTACAAAATTTTCATGCAACATATGATGCGACAGATCACTTAGAGAATCTCAGGTCAAGTAACCACCAATTTCcccaaataataattattactcTGATACATGGTAAAGTATTTTAACATCATAAAACAGATGAGACATGCAACTACCTTACACAACCTGTGCAAAGCAATTATGTGTCTAGATAACTTCCAGCAACAACTGACTAGTTTGGGCACCTTTTGCTTTAAAATTTGCTTAAATTATCTGTAATATGGGGATGCaccattttctttatttgtaagggttttttttttagttaattgaCATTTTTATTGTCCCTCTCTCGGCCTGGGGAATATATGTGCATTCCTGTTGCCAGTCACAGAATGAGGATTACATGCAAAGGATTGTGATGAATTTTTTAAAACCAGTAAATATTACTTTTTGTTCTATACAGGTGCATCTAAaaccagtttaaatttaaatcattcCAGACTGCTGAGCTCAATGGAGCTACCAGATGGTAGTTAAAAGtgacttagggcagtggcagacagggagattagtcgccccgcgacaaatcttcgttgtcgcaggcgactaatctccccgcaacgCTGCAATATaccgaagtcgcctgaagtttcctctcaagacaacttcaggcgacttcaggACATCGCAGCGACATGTATGCCACTGCCGACAACAAACATTTGTTgtggggcaactaatctacccgtctgccactgcccttacaagATACAGTAGAATTTGCCCACTGTCTACAAACTTCCCTTTTAGAATTAGGTTACTTTATTCGTCATTTCTTGGATTTCTTGCATTTCCTGTTCTATTGCAGTTTGAATTATCAAAGCAAGCATACGATTAGTTTCTTTGGGTTACAAGACTTACAGACACTCTGCACCTATTATTACATTGCCTGCTTAATGCCTCAACTTTATTCACTAGTATCTGATCCTGCCAACTGTCTCTCTAATGAGGCCATGTTTTTTCCATCCAGACAACAGCTGAACACAATTCTTCGTTTAGTCGATTACTTTTTGCTTGACAGGATTTCACTCTGCtgaccaacatttaaaaaaacccattcagctgttgtggaaaaaaaacttacTGCTGAACAGCTGAATGTTGTTCTCCAACAAACTGGCaccataaaataaaacaaaaatgcacaaaacaatTTTCCAGTCACAAGATGGCTTACCCACTTAGAGTAAGAAGTACAAGACACTGCCATATATAAGTGGGGCTGCAGTTCAGATAACCACTTTATTTTCCATGCATTTGTAGACACCATACCTGCATGGACAATTTGATAGGGAAAGATGCTCCCCTATGCGCCTAAACATCGGTGGAATTCAACACAACTTGTGAAAAATTTGTGCTATTTAAAAAGAAACCTATTGTTGTTCATGTAACTCTTTACACAAGCAGTGTCACACAGGGTTACAAAAAGTCTCAATTGTAAGTTCTGTTAACCAGGGCTGTCTTTCCCTGTTGGTTAccggttgtatttttgtatgcaaTACGTATGTGTTGCGTATACACAAATTTATTGTACAACTCTGCCAGAtaagttggtgctttataaatacatgtaaataataattatttgtcaTCACTAAAGAGGAAATCTACAGCTACAAACTAGCTATAAAAGGTTTAgttactaatttttttttcttgcttttcccACAAAATACTGTTATGATAccacaataaatacaattaataaccTTCATATACCAGCTTGGAGTACTTTACTTGTTGTACCATGCTGCCATCTTAATTTAATTCCCAGTAATCCTATGTGGCTGTCTAGGGCTGTGTGTACACACAGTATAGTAAAATTTCAGAATACTGTGCATGCACTGATTTTTAGTGTTACAGCACATGGATAGCTGGGAGGGCTGCTAGGTAGTGACTTAACAAATTGGCCCCTCTTCAGTGAATTATACTGTACTTTTTCTGAAATCTCTTATATTTTCTAAATTTGTAGAAAAATATAAATCATAAATTAgaacatttaaatgcaaaaactTTTTCAGGGACTTTTTGAATCAATTTTATAACAACAATCCAGACAAAAAGTGACAATACCCCCTCTCTCTacataagggctaaactccatgggacaAGTTGGATGTTGTTGCATGGcctaaaatataatggaactaaAGCAGAAATCTGATGATAGGATTGCCATCCAACACGACACCTGTTGCGTGAGAATGCTGCATCTTCACCAACCGAGATAAAATCtaatggtgtctgacagacttttttttcctcACGAGATACACTgacagatgtagatgcaggaacaaaacccaccatcTGACTATCTGATCAACCTTCACATTAGGATTTGTTTTCCCGAGTGCTTGCTTCTGCATTCCCCTGTGGTACGTTTCTCCAGGTGGTACGTGTTCCACCCCAGGGGAGCGCTGTTGAGTGGTGTTGCATGGTGTTGTGTGACAATATCATATAaaacctgaccaaaatctcccatggagtttagccttAATAGTTTATCCCACCCAAAAGTTGGAAAAACTAAAATGCATGTCTAAGCACCGcacaacaagaaaaaaataggTGGGTCACACGGGTAAAAAAAATTCTTGACTTTACTAGAACAAATTAGAGCTTGTGTACCAACATCTATTTGAATGTTGGTAATTAGgcccctaaggggcatatttataaataaagcttcaaAAGCAAGTTTCCTTAACTGTTTAATCTTGTGCTTTGTAAAAATCAGAACATTTAAAGCAGTGGGGAAGCCATAAGTGAAAACGTCAATAAGAGACtccacaaatgtaaaaaaaaacttgtatatAAACCAGAGCAGttattaaaaatgtgcaaaaaacatgcATAGCTTCCACAATTTTACTAACTATACTAGTTcctatgtgattttatttttacactgctgTATTTTCATGACTTCAATCAGGGTGTAAAATGTTAGCATAAATACTACTGCAACTCCGGTGTATGCAGAGTTGAACAACAGCAACCTGCTGTTTTAGGGCCACGGCCCACAGGGAGGTTAGTCATGCGCggttaaatctcggctaccaCACAATAGTCAGTAATTATTTAGGGCAGTCACGTGTAGCATTTTGATGCCCGCAGAATATTGTCTATTCTATGGTCAGAACAATGGGGACTGCCCcatctaaaacatttttaaaccaaTTAAGCCTGAACACTGCATGTAAAGTTACATGAATTAAAGGGTATTCTTAGAGGGAGTCCTGCTTAGGTCCAATTTTTGAAACTTGGACCCAACCAGCATCCTGCATTTTTACTAGTTTAGCATTGCTACACACCTTTCAACTAGAAGTGACATCTTCTGAATGATCAAAACTTGCTTATATAGAGATCTGCAACCCACAGGCACAAATCCAGAGGTTTGCGAATAAGGTGGTAAATCCTACAAATCTATCTCCATTTTTACTGTCTCAATTTCACCACTTTTGAGAGGTGGTCAAAGTGCTTTATGTGGCACTGCCCTTTGTAGTCACCTGCCCCTGAATAAATTAAGACTCTCAGAGCAGAAAAAAAGGTGAATTTAAATATGAATACAGAAAATTTGATGTATGGGGCAGATAACCCAATAAGTTCTCTGCCATAAAAAGGAAGAAACTCCACAATAAAATGttacttaataaaagaaaatgtaatattaaacaTTCTTTTCAAAACActcattaaatatttaaattaataaaataaaattatttgcaaaTTTGATTGAAATCATAAAGAAAAGTTAATTATAGTTTCCCTGACCTTTAACAAAAGTATGTGTCCCATTCTCCAGACCTGGTTCTGACTCTAGAAACACTGGAGAACAAGTCACTCTGGCATGCTTCCTTACAGGCTTCTGCTGCAgggtttcaaaagtcagaaccagcaaggCACAGTACAGAAAGGGCCGGTCCTATTTCAATTCCAAGTCATTTTTGATTACACTGGATTAGATTCGATGATTAGGTTGACAGTTTCTTTCATTATACTTTTTTTAGGATTTACATCTCCGTTAATGTTGTTTAGAGCCTAGCAGCAAATGTCCGTGATTTCCATCGGCAGTACCTATGAATTAATACTATAAACAAAAACGTCTTTCTATATGGTAATGATAAGGGGCATGCCGAGTTCTACTGTAGTTGCTGAGTGAGCAGTGTGAGTGAATAGTCAGGGAATAGTGAGTGAACAGTCTAACTCAAGTACCTCCCTGATCTTTGCCCACCATCTTTTAAGCTTTTTCCCCACCATGTTTTATTCCCCGTTTCTACAAATAACAAATCAGTTCTACACCCCCCAAAATCTACATGTTTTCACAGAATCCCCCAAAGTTATTCCCAACcaccaccccctcctgccccactAGTTACCCCCAATTGGGAACATGCGCTTCGTAGTCCCAGTACTCGCGGCTTCTCAGGCTGTTGACATCGGCATATACCCGAGCTTTGCTCCCGGCCTGCGGACCCGGCATGGCTCCGGGGTTTCGGGTAAGTAGGCCCCTAAGCCCCGGGCTAGGGAGGCGGCAAGAGGCCGCACGCAGGAGGAGGGGGGCGGCCGCACTCAGCGCAGCCAGGCCTGGCCGGGGGTACAGCGGCTTCCGGGACTGACAGGGAGGAACCGGGCACTAAGAGCCAACAGCGCACTCTGCAGGCCCGGCGGCCGAACTACCGCCCAACAATTGGGTAAGACTGCCTGTCGCTTTCCCGCTTGAATTACTCATCACCTGCACGACGGAGGCTATTGGTACAGAAGAAAGAATATACGATATTGAGCAAAAAgcctcagcctgaatgaaaattcTGCTGCTAGCAGAAGAGTAATGGAGACGTGAGACCTGGGCAAAAAAGGCTTTGATAAACGCTGACATATAGTGCAAATGGGGTGGACACAGACAGTATATGATAGCAAGCTGGGGGTAACTTTTGgctctgcatcttttttgtcagtGCTTCTAACTTCCACTGGAACTTGTCATTTTTGTCTTATTTCTCATTCATGTGTAAATATTTAAGGTTTTCAAAGTATAAGTAAACCCCTATTCCCTGAGGGAAAGTTATGCACCCCAAGTGAATCTGGTGGCTAAGTTTTTCAGTTTTCAGAAACATATTAAGGAGCACTGTGTCACCATCTTCCTTGCCACTAACAGGCATCCCTCCATAGATTTAAGGTGGGCCTCAGACGGCCTGCCCAATTGGTATCTGGTGAAAATCCCTTTGGGATTGTATACTACTGTGCATATGCAAGTCTCAATTCTTCTGAAGGGATGCCAG
Encoded proteins:
- the csnk2a2 gene encoding casein kinase II subunit alpha', whose amino-acid sequence is MPGPQAGSKARVYADVNSLRSREYWDYEAHVPNWGNQEDYQLVRKLGRGKYSEVFEAINITNNERVVVKILKPVKKKKIKREVKILENLRGGTNIIRLLDTIKDPVLYRL